From the Arthrobacter sp. PM3 genome, one window contains:
- a CDS encoding glycerol-3-phosphate dehydrogenase/oxidase: protein MNSFPGGSPVAGGALGPAEREASIAVLKGSSEPGKELDILIVGGGIVGAGAALDAITRGLTVGIVEANDWAAGTSSRSSKLIHGGLRYLEMLDFALVKEALHERGLILSVLAPHLARPVPFLYPLTKPFLERPYVGAGIALYDAMSITGGHSRGVPFHKHLSRRGTLRAAPSLKDDAFVGSIRYYDGQVDDAKYVANLVRTAAHYGAHAVNQMAVVDFLREGERVVGAKVVNHEDGTNFSIRAKQVINATGVWTDETQAMVTDRGQLKVRASKGIHLVVPRDRIQSTVGLILRTEKSVLFVIPWGRHWIIGTTDTDWHLDKAHPAASSKDIDYLLEHVNTVLKRPLTREDVEGVYAGLRPLLAGESDSTAKLSREHVVAHPVPGLVVVAGGKWTTYRVMAKDAVDEATRSMDERVPPSCTESIPLLGASGFKAAWNKRNRMAEETGVHVARIEHLLNRYGAMAPEVLALISSNPELAEPLPGADDYLAAEAVYAATHEGARHVQDVLTRRTRISIEAWDRGVSAAPVVAKLIGDVLGWSDAQRESEIKHYLARVDAERLSQQQPDDESADAARLGVEDIVPLR from the coding sequence ATGAACAGTTTTCCCGGCGGTTCTCCCGTGGCCGGAGGTGCCCTTGGCCCGGCGGAACGCGAGGCTTCGATCGCGGTCCTCAAGGGCTCTTCCGAACCCGGTAAGGAACTCGACATCCTGATCGTGGGCGGGGGCATCGTCGGCGCCGGCGCCGCGCTGGACGCCATCACGCGCGGGCTCACCGTCGGGATCGTCGAGGCCAACGACTGGGCCGCCGGCACGTCGTCGCGTTCCTCCAAGCTCATCCACGGCGGCCTGCGCTACCTGGAGATGCTGGACTTCGCCCTGGTCAAGGAGGCCCTGCACGAGCGCGGGCTCATCCTCTCCGTCCTCGCCCCGCACCTGGCCCGGCCCGTGCCGTTCCTGTACCCGCTGACCAAACCGTTCCTCGAACGCCCGTATGTGGGGGCCGGGATCGCGCTGTACGACGCCATGTCCATTACCGGCGGGCACAGCCGCGGCGTGCCGTTCCACAAGCACCTGAGCCGCCGCGGGACCCTGCGCGCGGCCCCCAGCCTGAAGGACGACGCCTTCGTGGGCTCGATCCGGTACTACGACGGCCAGGTGGACGACGCCAAGTACGTCGCGAACCTCGTCCGGACCGCCGCGCACTATGGCGCCCATGCGGTGAACCAGATGGCCGTGGTGGATTTCCTGCGCGAAGGCGAGCGGGTGGTCGGCGCGAAGGTGGTCAACCACGAGGACGGCACGAACTTCAGCATCCGCGCCAAGCAGGTCATCAACGCCACCGGCGTCTGGACCGACGAAACCCAGGCCATGGTGACGGACCGCGGGCAGCTGAAGGTGCGCGCCTCCAAGGGCATCCACCTCGTAGTGCCCCGGGACCGGATCCAGTCCACGGTTGGGCTGATCCTGCGGACCGAAAAGTCCGTGCTGTTCGTGATCCCGTGGGGGCGGCACTGGATCATCGGGACCACGGACACCGACTGGCACCTCGACAAGGCCCACCCGGCCGCCTCCAGCAAGGACATCGACTACCTGCTGGAGCATGTCAACACCGTCCTCAAGCGCCCGCTCACCCGCGAAGACGTCGAGGGCGTGTACGCGGGGCTCCGCCCGCTCCTGGCCGGGGAAAGCGATTCCACTGCCAAGCTCTCCCGCGAACACGTTGTCGCCCACCCCGTCCCGGGGCTCGTGGTGGTGGCCGGCGGCAAATGGACCACCTACCGGGTCATGGCCAAGGACGCGGTTGACGAGGCAACACGCAGCATGGACGAGCGCGTCCCGCCCAGCTGCACCGAGTCCATCCCGCTGCTGGGAGCCAGTGGTTTCAAGGCCGCGTGGAACAAACGGAACCGGATGGCGGAGGAGACCGGCGTCCACGTGGCCCGGATCGAACACCTGCTCAACCGGTACGGCGCCATGGCTCCGGAGGTCCTGGCCCTGATCAGCAGCAACCCCGAACTGGCCGAACCGCTGCCGGGCGCCGATGACTACCTCGCGGCCGAAGCCGTATACGCGGCCACCCACGAGGGCGCCCGCCACGTCCAGGACGTCCTGACCCGCCGCACCCGGATTTCGATCGAGGCGTGGGACCGGGGTGTGTCCGCCGCCCCGGTAGTCGCTAAACTAATCGGAGACGTTCTCGGCTGGAGTGATGCGCAGCGCGAGAGCGAAATCAAGCACTATCTGGCCCGGGTTGATGCCGAGCGCCTGAGCCAGCAGCAGCCGGACGACGAATCCGCCGACGCCGCACGGCTGGGTGTGGAGGACATCGTTCCCTTGCGTTGA
- a CDS encoding PTS sugar transporter subunit IIA, whose amino-acid sequence MAEPLDRYDAELTTPGMVILEMDATDKLDATSQLAKRMYEAGRISDLEGFLEQVNAREHQLATGLPGGVGLPHARSELVSQTSIAVGITKYGRALDFGAADGPATVVLLIATPASSFSDHLEVLATLARSLSKESFRESLRRAYDAEVIAELINSSLVFFDH is encoded by the coding sequence TTGGCGGAACCACTGGACCGGTATGACGCCGAGCTCACCACGCCCGGGATGGTCATCCTCGAAATGGATGCCACGGACAAGCTCGATGCCACGTCCCAGCTCGCGAAGCGCATGTACGAGGCGGGGCGGATCTCCGATCTGGAGGGCTTCCTCGAGCAGGTCAACGCCCGGGAGCACCAGCTCGCCACCGGCCTGCCCGGCGGGGTCGGGCTGCCGCACGCCCGCAGCGAACTGGTCTCGCAGACCTCCATCGCCGTCGGCATCACCAAATACGGCCGGGCGCTCGATTTCGGCGCCGCGGACGGGCCCGCCACGGTGGTCCTGCTCATCGCCACACCGGCGAGTTCATTTTCCGACCACCTGGAGGTGCTCGCGACGCTGGCCCGCTCCCTGTCCAAGGAGTCCTTCCGGGAATCCCTCCGCCGGGCCTACGACGCCGAAGTCATCGCCGAACTGATCAATTCCAGCCTGGTGTTCTTCGATCACTAG
- a CDS encoding DUF3817 domain-containing protein: MIEPQPAIQPQSTNGAGAAGKKRRFGGTEAQIRSALKFYKVLAYLTGSMLLLLCAELIARYGFGQYLYVGGTDAVTGQPFGLGFADAEPPGVIGGVNLSVTVLIVHGWMYVVYLISNFRLWSLMRWPFTKLVVLALGGVVPFLSFFVEKKFHAEVEAELAANPQAPQRY; encoded by the coding sequence ATGATCGAGCCCCAGCCCGCCATCCAGCCGCAGTCCACCAACGGCGCGGGGGCAGCCGGCAAGAAGCGCCGCTTCGGCGGCACTGAAGCCCAAATCCGGTCCGCCCTGAAGTTCTACAAAGTGCTCGCCTACCTGACCGGCTCAATGCTGCTCCTGCTCTGCGCCGAGCTGATCGCCCGGTACGGTTTCGGCCAGTACCTCTACGTGGGCGGGACCGACGCGGTCACCGGGCAGCCGTTCGGCCTGGGCTTCGCCGACGCCGAGCCGCCGGGAGTGATCGGGGGCGTCAACCTCTCCGTCACGGTCCTGATCGTGCACGGCTGGATGTACGTCGTGTACCTGATCTCCAACTTCCGGCTGTGGTCCCTGATGCGCTGGCCGTTCACCAAGCTCGTGGTTCTGGCACTGGGCGGCGTGGTGCCGTTCCTGTCCTTCTTCGTCGAGAAGAAATTCCACGCCGAGGTCGAGGCCGAGCTCGCCGCGAACCCGCAGGCACCCCAGCGCTACTGA
- a CDS encoding SURF1 family protein, translating into MLKTALKPRWIAGLVFAIAISGVFVLLSQWQFGRSTQTEAPVSTATEETRPLTSVLQPGQFFPGTAADQIVSATGSYDPQKQVLVPGRLNDGAKGFWIVSAFAVKDAPVLTGSGASPQTWIPVARGWVADPADAAAPPSGPIELTGRLLPSESPVAHTDPGPGRASAVSVAELINDWNVSSYPGFVAARTELSGGTDVSPAAAGGAVKPLLIGPQPPAQQVNWLNLFYSVEWVVFAGFALFIWWRLVKDDYRRDLEDALDAETGPATGPEAGPTAPDPAEPDEDPNSTNPYPTDPRVQS; encoded by the coding sequence GTGCTAAAAACTGCCCTCAAGCCCCGCTGGATCGCAGGACTGGTGTTCGCGATCGCCATTTCCGGGGTCTTTGTGCTGCTCAGCCAGTGGCAGTTTGGCCGCTCAACCCAGACGGAGGCTCCGGTCTCCACCGCCACCGAGGAGACGCGCCCGCTCACCTCGGTCCTGCAGCCGGGACAATTTTTTCCCGGTACGGCCGCCGACCAGATCGTCTCCGCCACCGGCAGTTACGACCCCCAAAAGCAGGTCCTCGTCCCGGGCCGGCTCAATGACGGGGCAAAGGGTTTTTGGATCGTCTCCGCTTTCGCCGTCAAGGATGCTCCCGTCCTGACGGGCAGCGGGGCTTCCCCGCAGACGTGGATTCCGGTCGCGCGCGGCTGGGTCGCCGACCCCGCGGACGCCGCCGCGCCGCCGTCGGGCCCCATCGAACTGACCGGACGGCTGCTGCCGTCCGAATCCCCGGTGGCGCACACCGACCCCGGACCCGGCCGCGCCAGCGCGGTCTCGGTCGCCGAGCTCATCAACGACTGGAACGTCAGCAGCTACCCGGGCTTTGTCGCCGCCAGGACCGAACTGTCCGGCGGAACCGACGTCAGCCCCGCAGCCGCCGGCGGCGCCGTCAAACCCCTGCTGATCGGTCCGCAGCCGCCCGCGCAGCAGGTCAACTGGCTGAACCTGTTCTACTCGGTGGAATGGGTGGTCTTTGCCGGCTTCGCGCTGTTCATCTGGTGGCGCCTGGTCAAAGACGACTACCGCCGCGACCTCGAAGACGCGCTCGACGCCGAAACCGGCCCCGCAACCGGACCCGAAGCCGGCCCCACAGCCCCGGACCCCGCAGAGCCGGACGAAGATCCAAACTCCACAAACCCCTATCCGACAGACCCGAGAGTGCAATCATGA
- a CDS encoding ABC transporter ATP-binding protein yields MSELVPAREPKRTLALKPYARAVAQVLRVSFRASPSAVVMKVLGSLISALLPLVTTYFAALTTTALAAAYAGNADAGAQAIVYVIITAVLGLFWGSFSSVDRYIQQVMSFKVGAIVGDLMYDRFLALDFWRYDDKETVDLYDRAKRFADSYARVLDRIAAIFTQLVSVLLAIGALLLVSWWIAVIVLIAIVPSVYLQFKLSREQIAHWNTQVDSRRQRRMIETNLLRPQHIAEMRLYGIVGYLMGLRSRLRDADEKRRLDFQKRYIPKQLAADALQYGAEVVSLIWVVGQIIAHAQPVGQFLYVQQIVSRALSTANNLVSSLSSIDEDLANLKDYELFMALPVHTAHAPALLEAPKTVELRDIRFTYTGSDLEVIRGISLTIRQGQHIAIVGENGAGKSTLIRILAGLYRPDSGQVLLDGVDLAAVDVKSWHRHLAVLSQEFLRYEFATAAENIFFGDVDSPRDDVRVRRSAADAEALDFINKLPNGLDNHVSNWMEDPRGRKGSGLSGGQWQRLAMARNFYRGASFMVMDEPTSAIDALAEHRIFTRLFADRSSTIIAISHRLATIEKADVIYMLEDGRIVEQGTHRELVALRGRYFRMFESQLTVPDTEGISGE; encoded by the coding sequence ATGTCCGAACTCGTGCCGGCCCGGGAACCGAAACGCACGCTCGCGCTGAAGCCCTACGCCCGCGCCGTGGCGCAGGTGCTGCGGGTGAGCTTCCGGGCGTCACCGTCCGCCGTCGTCATGAAGGTCCTGGGGTCGCTGATCTCGGCACTGCTGCCGCTCGTCACCACCTACTTCGCCGCGCTGACCACGACGGCGCTGGCCGCCGCCTACGCGGGCAACGCCGACGCCGGCGCCCAGGCCATCGTCTACGTCATCATCACGGCCGTCCTGGGGCTTTTCTGGGGATCATTCAGCAGCGTGGACCGCTACATCCAGCAGGTCATGAGCTTCAAGGTCGGCGCGATCGTCGGCGATCTCATGTACGACCGTTTCCTGGCCCTGGATTTCTGGCGCTACGACGACAAAGAGACCGTGGACCTGTACGACCGTGCCAAGCGCTTCGCCGATTCCTACGCCCGGGTCCTGGACCGGATCGCCGCGATCTTCACCCAGCTCGTCTCCGTCCTGCTGGCCATCGGGGCGCTGCTGCTTGTCAGCTGGTGGATCGCCGTGATCGTCCTGATCGCGATCGTGCCCAGCGTCTACCTGCAGTTCAAGCTCTCGCGCGAACAGATCGCGCACTGGAACACCCAGGTCGATTCGCGCCGGCAGCGGCGGATGATCGAAACCAACCTCTTGCGCCCCCAGCACATCGCGGAGATGCGGCTCTACGGGATCGTCGGCTACCTCATGGGGCTGCGCTCACGGCTCCGGGACGCGGACGAAAAACGCCGGCTGGACTTCCAAAAGCGCTACATCCCCAAACAGCTCGCCGCCGACGCCCTGCAGTACGGCGCCGAAGTGGTCTCCCTGATCTGGGTGGTCGGCCAGATCATCGCCCACGCCCAGCCGGTGGGGCAGTTCCTCTACGTCCAGCAGATCGTCAGCCGCGCCCTGTCCACGGCCAACAACCTCGTCTCCTCGCTCAGTTCGATCGACGAGGACCTGGCGAACCTCAAGGATTACGAGCTGTTCATGGCGCTGCCCGTGCACACCGCCCACGCCCCGGCCCTGTTGGAGGCGCCCAAGACTGTGGAGCTGCGGGATATCCGCTTCACCTATACCGGCAGCGACCTGGAAGTCATCCGCGGCATCTCACTGACCATCCGGCAGGGCCAGCACATCGCAATCGTGGGGGAGAACGGCGCCGGCAAGTCCACCCTGATCCGTATCCTGGCCGGACTGTACCGGCCGGATTCCGGGCAGGTGCTGCTCGACGGCGTCGACCTCGCCGCCGTCGACGTCAAGTCCTGGCACCGGCACCTGGCCGTACTCAGCCAGGAGTTCCTCAGATACGAATTCGCCACCGCGGCGGAGAACATCTTCTTCGGCGACGTCGATTCGCCCCGCGACGACGTCCGGGTCCGCCGTTCCGCCGCGGACGCCGAGGCCCTCGACTTCATCAACAAGCTGCCCAACGGCCTGGACAACCACGTCAGCAACTGGATGGAGGACCCGCGCGGGCGGAAGGGGTCAGGGCTGTCCGGCGGGCAGTGGCAGCGCCTGGCGATGGCACGCAACTTCTACCGCGGCGCCTCCTTCATGGTCATGGACGAGCCGACGTCGGCCATCGACGCGCTCGCCGAGCACCGGATCTTCACCCGGCTCTTCGCCGACCGCAGCAGCACCATCATCGCCATCAGCCACCGCCTCGCCACGATCGAGAAGGCCGACGTCATCTACATGCTCGAGGACGGCCGGATCGTGGAGCAGGGCACGCACCGGGAACTCGTGGCACTGCGCGGCCGGTACTTCCGCATGTTCGAATCCCAGCTGACCGTCCCGGACACGGAGGGGATCAGCGGCGAGTGA
- the guaA gene encoding glutamine-hydrolyzing GMP synthase codes for MTTPTASQTSHRPVLVVDYGAQYAQLIARRVREANVYSEVVPHTFSTEQLLAKNPAAIILSGGPASVYADGAPSVGADLFEAGVPVFGICYGFQAMANALGGKVDKTGLREYGSTQTTVLGDSRSILAGMPQHQNTWMSHGDSVHAAPEGFEVLATTAGAEVAAFANEEKCLYGVQWHPEVKHSAYGQQVLENFLFKGAKLEPNWTTGNILEEQVQRIRDQIGDARVICGLSGGVDSAVAAALVQRAVGDQLTCVFVDHGLLREGEAEQVERDFVAATGVKLYVANEQERFLNALAGVSDPETKRKIIGREFIRAFEEAELAIIAEAAAHGEKIKFLVQGTLYPDVVESGGGEGAANIKSHHNVGGLPEDLQFELVEPLRALFKDEVRAVGAQLGLPQEIVGRQPFPGPGLGIRIVGDVTKERLDLLRKADAIARAELTAAGLDDEVWQMPVVLLADVRSVGVQGDGRTYGHPIVLRPVSSEDAMTADWSRLPYDLLARISNRITNEVDGVNRVVLDVTSKPPGTIEWE; via the coding sequence GTGACTACTCCCACTGCATCCCAGACGTCCCACAGGCCGGTTCTGGTTGTTGACTACGGTGCCCAGTACGCGCAGCTGATTGCCCGCCGCGTCCGGGAAGCGAATGTGTATTCGGAAGTGGTTCCGCATACCTTCAGCACCGAGCAGCTGCTGGCCAAGAACCCCGCCGCGATCATCCTCTCGGGCGGCCCCGCCAGCGTCTACGCCGACGGTGCCCCCAGCGTCGGTGCCGACCTCTTCGAAGCCGGCGTCCCGGTCTTCGGCATCTGCTACGGCTTCCAGGCCATGGCGAACGCCCTCGGCGGCAAGGTCGACAAGACCGGCCTGCGCGAGTACGGCTCCACGCAGACCACCGTCCTCGGCGACAGCCGGTCCATCCTGGCCGGCATGCCCCAGCACCAGAACACGTGGATGAGCCACGGCGACTCCGTTCATGCGGCGCCGGAGGGCTTTGAAGTGCTCGCGACGACGGCGGGCGCCGAGGTGGCTGCCTTCGCGAACGAGGAAAAGTGCCTCTACGGCGTGCAGTGGCACCCTGAAGTCAAGCACTCGGCCTACGGCCAGCAGGTCCTGGAGAACTTCCTGTTCAAAGGCGCCAAGCTCGAGCCGAACTGGACCACCGGCAACATCCTCGAAGAACAGGTCCAGCGCATCCGCGACCAGATCGGCGACGCCCGGGTCATCTGCGGCCTCTCCGGCGGCGTTGACTCCGCCGTTGCCGCGGCCCTGGTGCAGCGCGCGGTCGGCGACCAGCTGACGTGTGTCTTCGTGGACCACGGGCTGCTGCGCGAAGGCGAAGCCGAACAGGTCGAACGGGACTTTGTGGCCGCCACCGGCGTCAAGCTCTACGTGGCCAACGAGCAGGAACGCTTCCTCAACGCCTTGGCCGGTGTCAGTGATCCCGAGACCAAGCGCAAGATCATCGGCCGCGAATTCATCCGCGCCTTTGAGGAAGCTGAACTGGCGATCATCGCCGAAGCCGCGGCGCACGGTGAGAAGATCAAGTTCCTCGTCCAGGGCACCCTGTACCCGGACGTCGTCGAGTCCGGCGGCGGCGAAGGCGCAGCCAACATCAAGAGCCACCACAACGTCGGCGGGCTGCCGGAGGACCTGCAGTTCGAGCTCGTTGAACCGCTGCGCGCCCTGTTCAAGGACGAGGTTCGCGCGGTCGGCGCCCAGCTGGGCCTGCCGCAGGAAATCGTGGGCCGCCAGCCCTTCCCCGGCCCGGGCCTCGGCATCCGGATCGTCGGCGACGTCACCAAGGAACGCCTGGACCTGCTCCGTAAGGCCGACGCGATCGCCCGCGCCGAACTGACTGCGGCCGGACTGGATGACGAAGTGTGGCAGATGCCGGTCGTGCTCCTGGCGGACGTCCGCAGCGTGGGTGTCCAGGGCGACGGCCGCACCTACGGGCACCCGATCGTGCTCCGTCCGGTGTCCTCCGAGGACGCCATGACCGCCGACTGGTCGCGGTTGCCCTATGATCTCCTGGCCCGGATCTCGAACCGCATCACCAACGAGGTGGACGGCGTCAACCGGGTGGTGCTGGACGTCACCAGCAAGCCGCCGGGAACCATCGAGTGGGAATAG
- the guaB gene encoding IMP dehydrogenase — protein MTQPEHDPFGFIGLTYDDVLLLPGHTDVIPSEADTSSRISKRITVQTPLLSAAMDTVTESRMAIAMARQGGLGVVHRNLSIADQADHVDRVKRSESGMITNPLTIGPEATLAELDEICARYRVSGLPVVDEGNRLLGIVTNRDTRFVPESDFPIRLVSDVMTKMPLVTGHVGISRDEASHKLATNKIEKLPLVDEQGRLKGLITTKDFTKAEQYPLATKDEEGRLRVGAAIGFFGDGWERAMALVDAGVDALFVDTANGHSQGVLEMIRRLKAEPAAAHVDIIGGQAATREGAQALIDAGADGIKVGVGPGSICTTRVVAGVGVPQITAIYESAKAAIPAGVPLIADGGLQYSGDIGKALVAGADTVMLGSLLAGCDESPGDLIFVNGKQFKSYRGMGSLGAMQTRGKNTSYSKDRYFQADVSGDDKLIPEGIEGRVAYRGPLSSVAYQLVGGLRQTMFYTGAPTVPELKARGKFVRITAAGLKESHPHDIQMTVEAPNYGSR, from the coding sequence ATGACCCAGCCCGAACACGACCCCTTCGGCTTTATCGGCCTGACCTACGACGACGTCCTGCTGCTGCCCGGGCACACCGACGTGATCCCCTCGGAAGCGGACACGTCCTCCCGGATCTCCAAGCGCATCACGGTCCAGACCCCGCTGCTGTCCGCGGCGATGGACACCGTCACGGAATCCCGGATGGCCATCGCCATGGCCCGCCAGGGCGGCCTCGGCGTCGTGCACCGCAACCTGTCCATCGCCGACCAGGCCGACCACGTGGACCGGGTCAAGCGCAGCGAATCCGGCATGATCACCAACCCGCTGACCATCGGCCCCGAGGCCACCCTGGCCGAACTGGACGAGATCTGCGCCCGCTACCGCGTCTCCGGGCTCCCGGTGGTGGACGAGGGCAACAGGCTGCTGGGCATCGTCACCAACCGCGACACCCGCTTCGTGCCGGAATCGGACTTCCCGATCCGGCTGGTCAGCGACGTCATGACCAAGATGCCGCTCGTCACCGGGCACGTCGGCATCAGCCGCGACGAGGCCTCGCACAAGCTGGCCACCAACAAGATCGAGAAGCTCCCGCTCGTTGACGAGCAGGGCCGGCTCAAGGGCCTGATCACCACGAAGGACTTCACCAAGGCCGAGCAGTACCCGCTGGCCACCAAGGACGAGGAAGGCCGCCTGCGCGTCGGCGCCGCCATCGGCTTCTTCGGCGACGGCTGGGAACGCGCCATGGCGCTTGTCGACGCCGGCGTGGACGCCCTGTTCGTGGACACCGCGAACGGCCACTCCCAGGGCGTGCTGGAGATGATCCGCCGGCTCAAGGCCGAGCCCGCCGCGGCGCACGTGGACATCATCGGCGGCCAGGCGGCCACCCGCGAAGGCGCCCAGGCGCTGATCGACGCCGGTGCCGACGGCATCAAGGTCGGCGTCGGCCCCGGCTCCATCTGCACCACCCGCGTGGTGGCCGGCGTGGGCGTCCCGCAGATCACCGCCATCTACGAGTCGGCCAAGGCCGCCATCCCGGCCGGCGTGCCGCTGATCGCCGACGGCGGCCTGCAGTACTCCGGCGACATCGGCAAGGCGCTGGTCGCCGGCGCCGACACCGTGATGCTCGGCTCCCTCCTGGCCGGCTGCGACGAATCCCCGGGCGACCTGATCTTCGTCAACGGCAAGCAGTTCAAGAGCTACCGCGGCATGGGCTCCCTCGGCGCCATGCAGACCCGCGGCAAGAACACGTCCTACTCGAAGGACCGCTACTTCCAGGCCGACGTCTCCGGCGATGACAAGCTCATCCCGGAAGGCATCGAAGGCCGGGTCGCTTACCGCGGTCCGCTGTCGTCGGTGGCCTACCAGCTGGTCGGCGGCCTGCGCCAGACCATGTTCTACACCGGCGCGCCCACCGTCCCCGAGCTGAAGGCCCGCGGCAAGTTCGTCCGCATCACCGCGGCCGGGCTCAAGGAATCGCACCCGCACGATATCCAGATGACGGTCGAAGCCCCGAACTACGGTTCGCGCTGA
- a CDS encoding GuaB3 family IMP dehydrogenase-related protein: MTYEIEIGRGKRGRRAYSLDDIAIVPNRRTRDPKDVSVSWQIDAYKFDMPVIAAPMDSAMSPETVIALGRLGGLGVLDLEGLWTRYENPQSVLDEIAGLADETNSPAVTRRMQELYQAPIQPELITSRLAEIRAAGVTVAGSLTPQRTQEHYKTVVAAGVDIFVIRGTTVSAEHVSKDHEPLNLKQFIYELDVPVIVGGAAGYTPALHLMRTGAAGVLVGFGGGATTTTRRALGIHSPMASAISDVAAARRDYMDESGGRYVHVIADGGMGSSGDIVKAIAMGADAVMLGSALARAEEAPGKGWHWGQEAHHLELPRGDRVNVGTVGPLEEVLFGPGHHTNGTSNLVGALRRSMATTGYSDLKEFQRVDVVVSPYAGN; encoded by the coding sequence GTGACTTACGAGATTGAGATTGGCCGAGGCAAGCGCGGGCGCCGTGCCTACTCCCTGGATGACATTGCGATCGTCCCCAACCGACGCACACGTGACCCCAAGGACGTATCCGTCTCCTGGCAGATCGATGCCTACAAGTTCGACATGCCGGTCATCGCGGCGCCGATGGATTCGGCCATGTCGCCGGAAACAGTCATCGCCCTGGGCCGGCTCGGCGGCCTCGGCGTCCTGGACCTCGAAGGCCTGTGGACCCGGTATGAGAACCCGCAGTCGGTGCTGGATGAAATCGCGGGCCTCGCGGACGAGACCAACAGCCCCGCCGTCACCCGGCGCATGCAGGAGCTCTACCAGGCGCCGATCCAGCCCGAACTGATCACCTCGCGCCTGGCCGAGATCCGCGCCGCCGGCGTCACCGTGGCCGGCTCCCTGACCCCGCAGCGCACCCAGGAGCACTACAAGACCGTGGTGGCTGCCGGCGTCGACATCTTCGTTATCCGCGGAACCACCGTCTCGGCCGAACACGTCTCCAAGGACCACGAGCCGCTGAACCTCAAGCAGTTCATCTACGAACTCGACGTTCCGGTGATCGTCGGCGGCGCGGCCGGCTACACCCCGGCCCTGCACCTGATGCGCACCGGCGCCGCCGGCGTCCTGGTCGGCTTCGGCGGGGGAGCGACCACCACCACGCGCCGCGCGCTCGGCATCCACTCGCCCATGGCCTCCGCCATCTCCGACGTCGCGGCCGCCCGCCGGGACTACATGGACGAATCCGGCGGACGGTACGTGCACGTGATCGCCGACGGCGGCATGGGCAGCTCAGGCGACATCGTCAAGGCCATCGCCATGGGCGCCGACGCCGTGATGCTGGGCAGCGCCCTGGCCCGCGCCGAGGAAGCACCCGGCAAGGGCTGGCACTGGGGACAGGAGGCCCACCACCTCGAACTGCCCCGCGGGGACAGGGTCAATGTCGGCACGGTGGGTCCGCTCGAAGAGGTCCTGTTCGGGCCGGGCCACCACACCAACGGCACCTCCAACCTGGTCGGCGCGCTGCGCCGTTCGATGGCGACCACCGGCTACTCTGACCTGAAGGAATTCCAGCGCGTCGACGTCGTCGTCTCGCCATACGCCGGCAACTGA